A window of the Zeugodacus cucurbitae isolate PBARC_wt_2022May chromosome 4, idZeuCucr1.2, whole genome shotgun sequence genome harbors these coding sequences:
- the LOC105217246 gene encoding drebrin-like protein: protein MAISFEKHRAQIVAAWKDVLDDKSSTNWSLYGYEGQTNELKVVGSGEDGVEELCEDLNSGKIMYAFVRIEDPKTGLKKFLLINWQGEGAPVLRKGTCANHIHDVAKLLSGAHLTINARNEDDIDVERLLKKLSAVSSTYSFKEPRGVQDEQKTPVGTNYTRVIPTKELNPSVMQDFWKKEEEEEKRRLAAEKEAKRQQLAKLEQEQRTREEKEHLEREKKVISTSKLQPAHVPIKTSPQPLSPEKTVAGNFNVGITEAERMRQQRNQEARELIGSRVIAAKAIFTQNTSQGQLQTKLNTAPPAKPARTSIAQRINAFNQPQAAEPEPRKPSPTPGKVALSKFEDVVNNTQQQQQSSQQQHEQQQQQEEQEQHPAVHTITQRAPSPATVTVHTTTLTPTQVAIAPVAVAAAVAPALATNALEEEQPVKPEITAIANNDDVPSAADDYAAENEEQYSTIKRSPHSKSNSLQSPETSSSNATDTAVYQDQDDEGEELEEEEVVRTKVSVTVQQPQSVKNGISSALDRNDLTDLVNEDDFICQESLGDVGLKARALYDYQAADESEITFDPGDIITHIDQIDEGWWQGLGPDGTYGLFPANYVEIIN from the exons atggcTATTAGTTTTGAGAAACATCGTGCACAGATTGTAGCCGCTTGGAAAGATGTGCTAGACGATAAAAGCAGCACTAACTG GTCACTCTATGGCTACGAAGGTCAAACGAATGAACTGAAAGTTGTGGGCAGCGGTGAGGATGGCGTGGAGGAGCTATGCGAGGATCTGAATAGCGGCAAAATTATGTATGCTTTTGTGCGCATTGAAGATCCGAAGACGGGCTTGAAAAAGTTTCTACTCATCAATTGGCAG GGCGAAGGCGCGCCAGTGCTGCGGAAGGGTACTTGTGCGAATCACATACACGATGTTGCCAAGTTGCTGTCCGGCGCACATTTAACGATAAACGCACGTAATGAAGACGATATCGATGTGGAGCGTTTGCTCAAGAAGTTGAGCGCCGTTAGCTCAACGTACAGTTTCAAGGAGCCGCGCGGTGTGCAGGATGAGCAAAAGACACCGGTGGGCACAAATTACACACGCGTTATACCCACGAAGGAGCTGAATCCAAGTGTGATGCAAGACTTCTGGAAGAAGGAGGAGGAAGAGGAGAAACGACGCCTGGCGGCCgaaaaggaagcgaagcgtCAACAGTTGGCCAAGCTGGAGCAGGAGCAGCGCACACGCGAGGAGAAGGAGCATTTGGAGCGTGAGAAGAAAGTGATTAGCACGTCTAAGCTGCAGCCGGCGCATGTGCCGATAAAGAC TTCACCACAACCACTTAGTCCCGAGAAGACTGTTGCCGGTAATTTCAATGTCGGCATAACCGAAGCGGAACGCATGCGCCAACAGCGCAATCAGGAAGCGCGTGAACTCATCGGTTCGCGTGTCATTGCGGCCAAAGCGATTTTCACACAAAACACCAGTCAGGGCCAGTTGCAAACCAA attaAATACCGCACCACCTGCCAAACCTGCGCGCACATCCATAGCGCAACGCATTAACGCCTTCAATCAGCCACAGGCCGCCGAACCGGAGCCACGTAAACCCTCACCTACACCCGGTAAAGTTGCGCTTTCCAAATTCGAAGATGTTGTTaataacacacaacaacaacaacagtcatcACAGCAGCAacatgaacaacaacagcaacaagaggAGCAGGAGCAGCATCCTGCTGTGCACACCATCACACAACGTGCACCATCGCCGGCCACCGTCACCGTGCACACAACCACATTAACGCCCACTCAGGTGGCGATCGCACCTGTTGCTGTTGCCGCCGCCGTGGCACCTGCTTTAGCCACAAATGCACTGGAGGAGGAGCAACCTGTCAAACCAGAAATTACCGCCATTGCCAATAATGATGATGTGCCGTCGGCAGCAGACGATTATGCTGCCGAAAATGAGGAGCAATATTCTACCATCAAACGTTCACCGCACAgcaaatcgaattcgctgcaaTCGCCAGAGACATCGTCGTCTAATGCGACCGACACGGCTGTCTATCAGGATCAAGATGACGAGGGTGAAGAGCTCGAGGAGGAGGAGGTGGTGCGCACAAAGGTGTCGGTGACGGTGCAACAACCGCAATCGGTTAAGAATGGTATAAGCAGCGCTTTGGACAGGAATGATT TGACTGATTTGGTTAACGAAGATGACTTCATTTGTCAGGAGTCACTTGGTGATGTTGGGCTGAAGGCAAGAGCTTTATACGATTACCAAGCAG CTGACGAATCCGAAATTACTTTCGATCCGGGCGACATCATCACGCATATCGATCAAATCGATGAAGGCTGGTGGCAAGGGCTCGGACCCGATGGAACTTATGGACTGTTTCCGGCAAATTATGTCGAAATTATTAACTAA
- the LOC105217660 gene encoding transient receptor potential cation channel subfamily V member 5 — MGNTESNVTSGVKKQAGVSTQALYKFVNLKGGGLLVDMMKRACQTKQFAEIDHAIKTKVEPFLYNKGKGRYFPISKLVLLRNKERARTKQLPEIRAMENPDDDFNIHDYCTEVSEAEYISNPSAYRFVCWNLNERGAVGETILHLCLLNASSLHADLAKRLLKWYPKLILDVYMCDEYYGESVLHIAIVNEDPAMVKYLLDAGADVQERCCGAFMSAEDQKPSRYDSPDHEYVGVQPMTNYDGYVYWGEYPMSFAACLSQEDCFRLVLARGADPNLQDTNGNTSLHMLVIYEKIEMFDVAYEVGTNIHLRNMQNLTALTLAAKLGRVEMFFHILSIEREIYWQLGSITCAAYPLSKIDTIDVETGNINKDSVLNFVVFGDKLEHLELLDGVVIDLLKTKWESFVKSRFYKQFYMFSFYFLFSLISFILRPGPSDKNEDDDDEDSGAAVTAVPQAINGTAAFHSGDKWLKRLIKRAIDKMEYKTFWLNFTDYFDENDVELVPSWWASYTECPLMNMESDLAKVRIVAEIIIFLGSVLYLLAALREARFLGYKMFVENMMTAPSRVMFLFSCALMMTIPWLRLSCMTEIDDHVAVFIMLTTAPYFLFFCRGFKTVGPFVVMIYRMVMGDLIRFVSIYLVFVMGFSQAYYIIFLTFDNPATPEEIDDSESNPMPSPMESIVAMFLMSLTNFGDYFGGMASTQHEYEAKTLFFLFMVIVSVLLVNMLIAMMGNTYQKIAEIRNEWQRQWARIVLVVERSVPPAERLKNFMHYSQPMSDGRRALVLRLNMSDEDKEEMKEVQEMKRIHQRFSQKRQVEREARARKRQEEYEKFFGTKPPGDSDNNNAC; from the exons ATGGGGAATACGGAGAGCAATGTAACAAGTGGCGTCAAGAAGCAAGCTGGAGTCTCCACACAAGCGCTTTACAAGTTCGTCAATCTCAAGGGTGGCGGTCTCTTGGTCGATATGATGAAACGCGCTTGTCAGACGAAGCAATTTGCGGAAATCGATCATGCAATTAAAACGAAAGTCGAGCCATTTCTCTATAATAAAGGCAAAGGTCGTTACTTTCCAATCTCGAAATTGGTGCTCTTACGTAATAAGGAACGTGCGCGCACCAAGCAACTGCCTGAGATCAGAGCGATGGAGAATCCAGATGATGACTTTAATATACACGATTACTGTACAGAGGTATCGGAAGCCGAATACATATCGAACCCGAGCGCTTACCGTTTTGTGTGCTGGAATTTGAAT GAACGCGGCGCTGTTGGCGAAACCATTCTGCATCTGTGTCTACTGAATGCCTCATCACTTCATGCGGATCTCGCAAAGCGTCTACTGAAATGGTATCCCAAACTCATACTCGATGTCTATATGTGTGATGAGTATTATGGTGAGAGCGTCTTACATATCGCGATCGTTAATGAAGATCCGGCGATGGTTAAATATCTGCTCGATGCTGGTGCGGATGTGCAAGAACG CTGCTGTGGCGCCTTCATGTCCGCCGAAGATCAGAAGCCTTCGCGTTACGACTCACCTGACCATGAATATGTCGGCGTACAACCGATGACGAATTACGATGGCTACGTCTATTGGGGCGAGTATCCAATGAGCTTTGCTGCTTGTCTCTCCCAGGAAGACTGCTTTCGCTTGGTGTTGGCGCGTGGCGCTGATCCCAATCTGCAGGACACCAACGGCAATACTTCGTTGCATATGTTGGTGATCTATGAAAAGATCGAAATGTTCGATGTGGCCTACGAGGTGGGCACCAATATACACTTACGTAATATGCAAAATCTAACGGCGCTTACGTTGGCCGCGAAATTGGGACGCGTCGAGATGTTCTTTCACATCTTGAGTATCGAGCGTGAGATCTACTGGCAGTTGGGTAGCATTACGTGTGCGGCATATCCATTGTCGAAGATCGACACGATCGATGTGGAGACGGGGAATATCAATAAAGATTCGGTGTTGAATTTCGTGGTTTTTGGC GACAAACTGGAGCACTTAGAGCTGCTGGACGGCGTAGTCATCGATTTGCTGAAGACCAAATGGGAGTCGTTTGTCAAGTCGCGTTTCTACAAACAATTCTATATGTTCTCCTTCTATTTTCTCTTCTCCTTAATAAGTTTTATCTTGCGTCCCGGACCGTCAGACAAAAACGAggacgatgatgatgaagatAGTGGAGCTGCAGTGACAGCCGTTCCACAAGCCATAAATGGTACTGCGGCATTTCATAGTGGCGATAAGTGGCTAAAGCGTTTGATCAAACGCGCCATTGACAAAATGGAATACA AAACCTTTTGGTTGAACTTCACCGACTACTTCGACGAAAATGATGTTGAGCTGGTGCCATCTTGGTGGGCGAGCTATACCGAATGTCCGCTGATGAATATGGAATCGGATTTGGCGAAG GTGCGCATTGTGGCTGAAATCATTATATTTCTTGGATCGGTTTTATACTTATTGGCGGCTTTGAGAGAAGCACGTTTTTTGGGTTACAAAATGTTTGTCGAGAATATG ATGACGGCGCCTTCAAGAGTAATGTTTCTATTCTCCTGTGCACTCATGATGACTATACCCTGGTTGAGGTTGTCCTGCATGACCGAGATTGATGATCATGTCGCAGTCTTCATTATGCTTACTACAGCACCCTACTTTCTATTCTTCTGTCG TGGTTTCAAAACCGTCGGTCCTTTCGTTGTGATGATCTATCGCATGGTCATGGGTGACCTTATACGTTTCGTTTCCATCTACCTTGTGTTCGTGATGGGATTTTCACAAGCTTACTATATAATATTTCTCACATTCGATAACCCCGCAACACCAGAAGAAATTGACGATTCTGAGTCGAATCCGATGCCTTCCCCGATGGAGTCCATAGTGGCTATGTTTTTGATGTCGCTCACCAATTTTGGTGACTACTTCGGTGGCATGGCCTCCACACAACATGAGTATGAAGCGAAGACCCTCTTCTTTCTCTTTATGGTGATCGTCAGCGTGTTGTTGGTGAACATGTTGATCGCCATGATGGGTAACACCTATCAAAAGATCGCCGAGATACGCAACGAATGGCAACGTCAGTGGGCGCGTATTGTGTTGGTAGTGGAGCGTAGTGTACCGCCAGCAGAGCGTCTAAAGAATTTCATGCATTACAGTCAACCGATGTCGGATGGGCGTCGCGCTTTGGTGCTACGGCTGAATATGAGC GATGAGGATAAAGAGGAGATGAAGGAAGTGCAGGAGATGAAACGCATACATCAGCGGTTTTCCCAAAAGCGCCAAGTCGAACGTGAGGCCCGTGCTCGCAAAAGGCAAGAGGAGTACGAGAAATTCTTCGGTACAAAACCGCCAGGCGACAGTGATAATAATAATGCTTGCTGA